The Astyanax mexicanus isolate ESR-SI-001 chromosome 8, AstMex3_surface, whole genome shotgun sequence sequence tgtgattttggatggaaactccgtccgtagggttctaagggttaactagCTAGTTGTCTAACAGCTCAACTACAACTCATTCACCATGTTATGCATACAGGCTGTTCCAGGTAAGGCTGCCAGTCAAGCCTTTCATTTCCAAAGCTTCTTTTGTGTCTGCCTTGTTTGGTCCatactttcagacttttcagtttgggtccaaaccaaaataacaGGTGTGAAAGTAGCCATGAAGCACGGTCCAGACCAAAGGAGTTTGGTCCGACCAAAAACGTTGGTCTCGGTCTGGTTCGCAGCAGTCCCAATACTTTGTGGAGCTTTTCACCTTGAGCTAAATTAAAAAGGAAGGAAATCAATATgctatttatgtgtttttgagtCAATTCTCAAATTAGATATAATCTGCTGATAGATCTTGCTGCAAACATGTACAACGCTAATTTAACACCCCATACCACTCTACAAAATCAGTTGATTATACAACCCCAAAGCAGAAGGTTAGGGACAATGtggaatgcaaataaaacaaaaatgtacttgtgcatttaaaaaaaagaattatttctTAGAAGCCAcatatgattatggcttacaggtaatgaaaacccaaaaatcagtgtttcataaaataaaaatattgtataaaaccaattggttccaattggcagtgtgggcagtgtgtcctgctggaaaatgaaatccacatctccataaatcCCCaaaaaagttgtgaagaggtagagttggtatacagtgaatagccctatttgagtaatatcataatacatattatggcaagaactactcaattaagtaaagtgAAGTGAAACTAAAGTTACCAatctcagaaaccgcaagttaacagctccccagataagagcacctaaatgcttcttcacagagtattttggtttgttaaacactcttttaagttactatgtgattccttatgtgttccttcatagcctggatagtttcagtattaatttacaatgtaggaataataaaacactaaatggcaaggtgtgtccaaatgttttaaaagtacttttttacatGCTAGTTGCACTTATACATTCTCACAAGAGAAATACCCAAAACTGATGGAGAATAATTAGATTTGTAACTCTGCTAGCTGGTTATGGTCATGATTACGTACATTGATGAGTGTGCATAAAATATCTTTATGACTAAATAAACTGTGAACTTTGGTCTATATGCGTTTGATGAAAGAAATCAAAGGTAGTACTGGAACATCTTGGATATCCTTACCAGTTAGATTCTGTTTTTTATGTGctataataaaaatagtattttaatCACTGTGAATTATATCTATTGATTGAAATGTAATTGTGAAAAACTGGGCAGTAATGTGTAATAATTATTCAGCTGTTTACATATCATGACTATTCCCCAGGACTGAGAGTTCAATATAAATGAAGCCTAATTATTAAATctaaatctgtttttattatatatatgtgtagTCATTACAGAGCACTAACCATGTTCTGGTGAAGTATCAGGCAGAACTGGGGCAGTTCAGGGATGCTATGACTCACAGCAGAGCAGAGGGACGTCTCCAGCTGTAACCGGGAGGTGGAGTATTTATAGAGGTGTTGTGATTTCAGTCTGGATAGGTGTTGAACAGGAACCTGTAGAGGTAAGACAAGTCTTGTTATGCTCTCGTGTGGTTAAACATAGACAGAATGTTAAAATTATACCAGATATTTTTGCACAGAACCTGTGATTCTGTAGCTCAGCTAATAAACTTTGATCTTAACAACTTATCAACTTCTCAACTTAATGTATTACCTTAACTTATACTTAATGACAATAACTAAGTTTTAAGTATGTAAAGCTGCAGGGCGGAGCATAAAGAGGAGGGGGCAGTGGGCGGGGTACCCGACAATGATTTTTGACATGAGCAAATCAAATGTTAAATTTTTGTTGAAGCAAATCCTCAAGTTGGCCTAAATCCAATCTTTTaagtcatacagctctggacataaataagagatcacttaaaaattaagagtataaagttatccaaaagcagtgtgtaagactggtggagaagaacatgccaagatgcatgaaaactattatttaaaaccagggttattccaccaaatattgattatattgacCTTATAAtaagaaattgttttctttgcattatttgaggtctgaaagctctgaatctttttttgttatttcagccatttctcattttctgcaaataaatgctctaaatgacaatatttttatttggaatttatttggagaagtgttgtctgcagtttatggaataaaacaacaatgttcattttactcaaacatatacctataaaaagctaaatcagaaaaacagattttttcccagagctgcatATGTGAATCAGATACTTTTGTTTGGAAGTGTCAATAGCAAACAATGCATTGAAACTACatttttaaatctgatttgagtcactatAAAATTTGGGTTTGAAATTAGATACATAACTGATTCACAGCAACGAGTCTAAACAGCCTGATCAGGAAAATGAATGTGATCAGACAGTAAATtggtagtaaaaaaatatatcggattctattctatttattatgattaatcacagtttttctcctacttaagactaagcttttaacaataggtatttaaatgtaaataaaagaatcagtgttagacTGGCAAAATAAATGTAGATTTTCATTAGTGGTGTTATGCGCTTAAATGTTATAATTATAGATGAAAACTGAAACACagcaatatttattaaaatcatgattattcatttttttgctaGAAGTTTCTTGTATTATTGGGAGGGGGTGATAAATAATTAGGAGCTTTAATGCAGGAATAGAAtactagctccatattccactttCAACAACTTGAAAAGGAAACAAGCcagcaggtgtgtgtttgtgtgcacgcATGTGAGAAAGTAAGAGATGATCAGTatatcagcataaataaaaaaagcaatctTATGAAATCAGCAGGAATAAATAAATTCAAACTTTTGCTAAATAAAGGAAGTTATGACCAAATTTGGTGACGTGATTGAtctgcgataaaaaaaaaaacctagccTGTTCAAATTTCCAGATTTATCACACACGCTAATGTGTTAAACTGACAGcactaataatattaaaaagtttGTGTTGCAGAtgctcagtgtttctaatgaaatggctGAGTGCAGTCACAGTATGTGGCTGCAgcataaaaacaacacaaaaaaaaaaaagttaaagacaAAGTTATAGGAAGGCCAGGCTTTGCTAGTATTGAGCCActcccttgactgggcagagaagaaaaaaagagggggGGCGagctcagagtatttgggatggagttcggggcagcttgaagccgaagccccccctttcacaaagagaaacatgaggaaaaataatgaaattaaagaaggaggaagatgggaaggaggtgggtgcgaggttgttcaacgagcaggtagagaggaagtgacggtttaaatagggaagaaagtgggaggagtgagggcgtggatcaactctcAAAACTAAGCTATGATACAAAGCTTCACTTTTTGTGGCTCATTAGCGAGCTCGAGCTAATTCTCAGTAATAAGATCAGCTGTCAGCCTGAAATAATTCATTGCTCTTGAGATTTTTACAAgggtgaaaccgaaacttcatgtgaagcaaaGCTGTTTTGTGCATGTGCATCACTTACACTGCGCAAACTGTTCAGACGAATCTCAGATATTGATCACATTAAAAATATGTTGTGAGCAGCTTGAAATAAACATTGGATTTGCTGAGAACATCACCTGCTTTGTGAAAATAAACTTTGAATAACTGTACCAAAATGTTTCAGATATGCAAAATTGTTCAGATATTCAAAATGCTTCGACTGTTCTTTTTTAAAATTGTTTCTTAAAACAGATACAACAATAATATCTGCCTATGTATTTATTAGATGTCTCTCTCTGGCTGGGTGTGTGTGGTGACCGGTGCTTCTCGGGGGATTGGAAAAGGAATAGCGTTACAGCTTTCTGAAGCTGGAGCTACAGTCTACATCACGGGCAGACAGAAGAAGACGCTGGAGCAGACTGCAGCTGAGGTGAGCTTGCGTTTGATGCCAAATAGTGTTAACCACCAAAATTTGATGATCTTTGATTTAGCTTATCTAAAATTATTTccttgaataataatgaactcttCTGTTATCCTCAAATTTAGcaacaccctttattctctgggttAACATGATCCCAGCAGTTTAAAACTACAGAAacttattataattaaatatgtttaaacatGTTAGCAATGTTTACTAGCCAATTTCTTTATGTTGATTTGAAAAATTATCATTGTTTCTTGCATTATTATgagtgttttattagtattatagtatatagttttataagtattgtgttgttaaTTCAGGGCCTAAAGTGAAGCGACATTTTGAAGAAGATTATAAATCTAAATGTCAtagtgacctcaacattattaccacacaaatatgtgtaaaatattgatatttcttatgttttatgccaataaaacagctttaataaaacaaatattgaagttgaaacatttataacattttatttattacttattgtCTTCATTCAATTAAGACAAGACgataaatataaatcacaaaCGACCATTTTTCTTAGAGACGTTAAACAGTAAACGGTAAATAGATTTTACTGTGTGCTCAGACATCAGAATAGATAGTTGCTAGTTTTTACCAAATCAGAAGATCAGAGCTTGGGAAAATCACAGCCACTGAACTGTCTTAGGTCCAATCCCATCTCATCCCATCTCCCCCACCATTTATcctgtcctgattcttgttaggatagaggggtaggatgaAGTATAAGACTTTTAGAAGAACATCACAAACAGAAAGTTGTCAGAAATCAAGGTGAAAGAAACTAATGAATATAGAATTTTTCTTTGGTAAGCATTACACTATCCACTGAAATTTTAGCTTAATCAAAGTCATTAAGTAATGCCCACTCATACAATACCAGCCTCTTATCTGTGTAAACGGGAAGAAACCAAAATATTCTTATTACCATTTCAACATTATATTTTTAATCACTGACAAAAACCTCAAGTTTTGTTTGTAGCATTTtgctccataatgcacaaaaacttGACCTTTGTACACTTGGAAGAGCTACTGCGCTTGCGCAGGTCTCCACAGTGAAGGAGAGCTTCCCCATGATTACGCTGATCCTCCTGCACATGCAGCTTatgcagcaagctgattggctctttttgtagaaggcaaggcaaggcaaggcaagtttatttatatagcacctttcatacacaacagtcaacgtcaaagtgctttacaaaacagaaaatacacagagaagtcaaattaacaaacatgtaaaagaataacagtaaaaatggaaataaaaactaaaataagaataaagcatgattgattcaaccatgattaaaacaaagagaagtaaaattaaaaacatgtaaaagaacaacaaagaattggaaataaaaataaaataagaataaagcatgaataaaacatgatataaaagcgcagtttcagaataaaagtgggcgcagccacagtgttttaaactgagctgaaagcctgatcaaacatgtaggttttcagtctggatttaaacatgtttagtgttggtgctCTTCTAATGCTTCTTCTCTgataactggttccatttaagagcagcgtagtagctaaacgctgcctctccatgtttagtttttactttaggcggctctaactgagcagttcctgatgatctgagagttctgctcggctcatactgctggagcccATCAGATacatatgctggtcctgcaccattaagacatttatagaccagtaacagtaccttaaagtctattctgtaacatactggtatccactgttgggatttaaggatgggggtgatgtgctcccttcttttactcctagtcagaacgctggcggctgcattctgaatccGCTGAAGCTGTTGGTCTTTTttggagtccagttaggagtccattacagtaatcagtcctactagaaataaaggtgtggatgagtttctccaggtctgctttagacagaaaatctctgatcttatttatgttcttgaggtgataaaatgctgatttggtgacgctttgacatgactgttaaaagtaagatcagagtccattttttacaccaagattacgcactagttctttggATTTTAGGCCtcttgaatccagataggcagctagtctgtgcctctcattactattagAAGGATGGAAATAAACATGCTTGAACAGATGCAGGGTTGAGCATTACGAGCACTCCCATAATTCAGTCATAATTCAGTCTGACTGGTCTTAGTGAATATTGCACATGTACATTGCGATAATGATGCTAAAACaacatattgtgcagccctactgaaaaatatgtttttatcgTAATCTCAGGTGAGTGAGAGAGGGGGTCGGTGTCTGCCGGTGATCTGTGACTCGACGAAAGACGACGACATAAAGGAGCTGTTTGAAAGAATTAAAAGTGAGCAAAAGGGAAGACTGGACATCCTGGTGAACAACGCGTACGGTGGAGTGCAggtcagttacacacacacagaattatgGGAGATATGTACAGCACACATGAATATGGAAAAGCCAAGCAGTGTGTGTATAGAGTAATCTTACAGGCATCAGTCAGGAAAACGGGCATAGCGGgcatgggcatattccaagatgacaatgtcaggattcatggggctggaattgtgaaagagttcagggttcagggagcatgagatcatcattttcacacatggattgagagagagttcaccacagagtccagatcttaacctcattgagaatctttgggatgtgctggatggagaagagctgctttgtgcagtggtcagactctaccataatcaatgctgctgcaagataaCACCAAGTTAACACCAAGTTcctgttcacattgcagagaacctcacctggtccctcaacaccagctccataaccaagaaagcccagcagcgcctctacttcctgcggagactgaggaaagcacatctcccaccccccatcctcaccatgttctacagagggactgtagaaagcatcctgagcacctgcattaccgtctggtttgggaattgcaacacctcagaccgcaagaccctacagcggatagtgcggacagctgagaaaatcatcggagtctctcttccctccatcaccgagatctacaccacacgctgcatctgcaaagccaccagcattgtggacgaccccacccatccctcacacggactcttcggtctgatgccgtccggcagaagatacaggagcatccgagcctccactactagactctgcaacagcttcatccaccaggcagtcagacttctcaacgcacagagacagaactgaacccccaccccaccccacccaccactcatccaacacactcacacaaaactaaactgtacacccgccccctttacactcacaagaactgaacttcacacacacacacacccagtcagcacacagaggctgacatgactttatttgctgcactctaaaaaactataaactctacctcagtaactgctgtgattatatatgttctatatgttacagtatgtcacacatctctctgcaccttatccccactatacacttattataccgtatcggtactgcactgtcctgtctttaaattgtctcgtcctttgtatttattgtatttattgttatttagtgttataattttataattttatgttgcactgtcgtcactcctgcactttatgttgtctattgcttgttgttctatgttgcaccatggttccggaggaacgtaatttcatcacactgtgtacctttactcagatgtaatgacaataaaagcctcttgacttgacttgagatgttagtgaaaaattaatccagcaacactggattgaaataaatcttgttacattgcagaagcttatccaaacaatgccacagcgaatgtgtgcagcaatcaaagctaaaggcggtccaactaaatattagagtgtgtgaccttttttttttggacaggcagtgtcTAATATGACTCATATAAATTTGTTGTGTATTACACAACTATTAACTAGTTTGAAATGAAGTTTGTTCTAGTTATTCATTCTGTATCGTATTGTCTTTTACAGCAAATTTTTGACAATATGGGGAAAACATTCTGGGAGATCGATCCTACTATTTGGGATGACATCAACAACAGTGGTCTCAGGTATGTATAACCACATATGCACTGTATATAAGCTAGGACTAGACGATATGGCAAAAaatctatatcacaatataattttaataatttataatataattaatttgtaaTATTGATATGAGCATTATGAAACCtctcagtgttctttaagcattgaGGATATTCTCAATATATTACCTatctaaatatctcaatacaatacaatattaatatattgtccaaacaaaagcagagtgtgaaggttcaattagcagggtaagagcacagttttgctcaaagtattgcaatgcacacaacattatgggtgacataccagagttcaaaagaggacaaattgttggtgcacgtcttgctggcgcatctgtgaccaagacagcaagtctttgtgatgcatcaagagccacggtatccagggtaatgtcagcataccaccaagaagaaccaaccacatccaacaggattaactgtggacgctgtaagaggaagctgtctgaaagggatgttcgggtgctaacccggattgtatccaaaaaaaacataaaaccacggctgatcaaatcacggcagaattcaatgtgcacctcaactctcctgtttccactagaactgtccGAACTGTcctgacaataaattattgtggtctgaaaccaggtgtttcagtttcattgtccaacccctgtaattggCATGGAGAAAACTACTCTACTACAGAGATAACTATTGTACTACAAAGCAGGAATGTTTTACAGTGTTAGTTGTGTTTTACCAACATGTTCGTATCGTTCTTAAAATTACAAGTACTTTCCAAAGCTCTTTAAACCAACACAGTACTTATTTGTTGAAGTACTTATTAACTTGTTCACAATTAGGTTCACATTCATGTGAACCTTAAAAATAATAGAAACTACAAATTTTacctataaaacaaaataaaaataaaagcattccAATCCCAATTTCTTCAGTGTTTTGGCTAAGTTTGCAATGGAAAAAGTTGTTTTTGCTAAATATTTGCTATGCTTTTTACATAGTGTTTCAgaattttttgtaatttatagaGTTATATTGAGTATGATGGTATTAAGTACAGATTAATTCCCAAACACTTTGGGAAACCCACTCTGATTTAGTTTCTTTGCAAATTTACAGAGCTTGTCCCATACTAATGCCAGTGCTCTTCATCTTTTCCAGGGGTCACTATGTCTGCAGTGTGTATGCTGCCCGCATGATGGTCGATCAGGGCAAGGGCCTTATTGTTACCATATCATCCTTCGGCGGCTTAAGGTATCTCTTTAACGTGCCCTACGGGATTGGCAAAGCTGCAGTGAGTCACATTTAAAACTTTCTAATCTTTAAAAAGAATTATTTATTGGTACTGTGCTGCAAATTAACATGTGTAGCTACTACAGGAGGGCAGTGCAGTCAGATTCATTTTCCTGCTCTTTCCCCACATTTCAGTGTGACAGACTGGCTGCAGACACTGCGGTGGAGCTGAAGAAACAAGGGGTGGCCTCTGTGAGTCTCTGGCcgggtacagtacagacagagctCCTTACCCAGAACATCGTAGAGAAGGACAATGTTTCAGGCTTCGACCCAAGTGTAAGTAACTAGCATAAACACAGCAAATGGTTAGATGGATGGTAATGAGTCAAATCAAAACTCTATAGATAATGCTGCATTTACTTTACagcactgaattactgaactagTGACCCACTTTTGAATGAATAATTGTTGTACAGAGAGAATTATTGTAGTACAGAGCAGGAATATTTAGTGCAAAGAGAGTTATTGTAGTACAGAAcatataaaatattgtatagAGCATGGAGATTTTAGTACAGAGAGAATTTTTGTAATACAACACAAGGATATTTTAGTACACTCTGCACTAAAATAATGATCTCTGTAGTACACTgtattccaaattattatgcaagtgatacttttcacagattttttttttaaatagacaatGTAAATGAAAGTCTGTATAATTTCTAAGTCATGACCTGTTAAGTATACatccaattttattgaacaaatctCGCACtgataacagtatttttttaaaaataaaaacatcagaatGCACTGtttcacattattaagcaggccacaggtttcaagcaatatgggaaagaaaaaggatctctctgctgctgaaagagTGAAATATTCACATTCATCATACTGTAAAGAGATGGCTAATTCAGTGCACAGACGGATTCatgcagataaaggcaaaatgaggaaggtttctgccaggcaagttcatcagattaagagagcagctgctaaaatgccattacaaaccagcaaacaggtatttaAAGCTGCTGCTGCCTCTGGAGTCTCGCTAACCTCGAAGTGTAAGATGCTTCAAAGGTTTGCTGTGGTGCGTAAACCTACTATAAACCTCGGCCTCCCATAACCAGAGCTCACATGCAGAAACGGTTGCAGTGGAACCAGAAATACATGAAGACTAATTTCCAAACAGTCTTGTTTTACTGTTGAATGATGTACAACCCTGaatggtccagatggatggagtagttGATGATTGGTCAATGCCCACCATGTCCCAACAAGGCTGTGACGTCAGcaaggagggggcggagtcatgtTTTGGTCCGAAATCATTTTTAGGGTTCCTGAAAGTGTTAACATAACCTCAGCAAAGTATATAGAGTTTCTGACCACTTTTTTCCATGGTACAAAAAGAAGAACTGTGACTTCTTGAGCAAAATCATCTTCACGCATGACAATGCAACATCTCATGCTGCAAACAATACCTCTGTGTCATTGGCTGCTATGGGCATAAAGGGAAGAAGCTCTTGGTGTGGCCACCATCTTCCCCTGACCTCAAGCCTATTATAGAGAACCTTTAGAGTATCATCAAGCTAAAAATCTATGAGGGTGGGATTCAGATCACatcaaaacagcagctctgggagGCTATTCTGACATCCTTTAAGgaaattcaagcagaaactctccaaaaactcACAAGTTTAATGAATGCAAGAATTGTGAAGGTGGTATCAAAGAAGGGTTcctatgttaacatgtaacttggcCTGTTAAGATGTTGATTGAAATAGCGTTTGATTTTAGGCAGTGTGACCACTTAATGCGGAAAATGATCATTTGCAGTTCTTTACAACCTATAAGATGTTTTGAAACTCtgttgtgcataataatttggaacagtacattttgagtttttttattttttaacattaagtaactgttatcattgggaggtttgttcaataCAATTGGAGAAAAACATCACTTTTCAACATGGTGTATTACATAGATTATTATTTTAGTACACAGAGAATGAATtgtgttttatgttattttatgtaaTCATACAAAGAGATTTGTATATTAAACTAACGTGGCTTTAATGTCTTTTGTTAATCCTTTAGTGGAAGCAAGTGTTCAATCAAGCTGAGACGACAGAGCTGAGCGGAAGATGCATTGTTGAACTGGCCAAAGGTAGGACTTTATATATTAACCACTGAACTGGTCCTTTATCTCTTAGATCCAGTTTTAGATATGACCCATTTACTGATATACTACGAGCATGATACTAATGATAGTATTATAGTAGA is a genomic window containing:
- the LOC111194294 gene encoding dehydrogenase/reductase SDR family member 1, with the translated sequence MSLSGWVCVVTGASRGIGKGIALQLSEAGATVYITGRQKKTLEQTAAEVSERGGRCLPVICDSTKDDDIKELFERIKSEQKGRLDILVNNAYGGVQQIFDNMGKTFWEIDPTIWDDINNSGLRGHYVCSVYAARMMVDQGKGLIVTISSFGGLRYLFNVPYGIGKAACDRLAADTAVELKKQGVASVSLWPGTVQTELLTQNIVEKDNVSGFDPSWKQVFNQAETTELSGRCIVELAKDKNLMSFTGKVLLTCKLARRYGIKDIDGRDIMDYTSLKFLLTQSPHMSWLSVITPSFIKVPTFVFSLAASKF